One Sphaerisporangium krabiense DNA segment encodes these proteins:
- a CDS encoding acyl-CoA dehydrogenase family protein, with product MRRDLFDEEHLLFRETVREFMTREVAPHHGQWEKDGIVPREVWKRAGELGMFGFGVPEEYGGAGISDFRYNAIIVEEIIRFGATGLGFGLHNDIMAPYLVDMTNDEQKRRWLPGFASGELITAIGMTEPGAGSDLQSIRATAIRDGDHYVVNGQKTFITNGINADLVVVVAKTDPAEGARGTTLFVVERGMEGFTRGRNLEKIGMHAQDTAELFFENVRVPAANRLGDQDGQGFFQLMTNLPQERLSIAVAAVAAAESVLETTIEYCRTRKAFGRSIGSFQNTRFVLAELSTEVEIARHYVDKCIRALNAKELTVVDAAKAKWWTTELQNKVIDRCLQLHGGYGYMTEYPVAKAWMDSRVQTIYGGTTEIMKEIIGRSFGF from the coding sequence ATGCGGCGAGACCTGTTCGACGAGGAACATCTGCTCTTCCGTGAGACCGTGCGTGAGTTCATGACTCGCGAGGTCGCGCCTCATCACGGGCAGTGGGAGAAGGACGGCATCGTTCCGCGTGAGGTGTGGAAGAGGGCCGGGGAGCTGGGCATGTTCGGGTTCGGGGTGCCTGAGGAGTACGGCGGGGCCGGGATCAGCGACTTCCGGTACAACGCGATCATCGTTGAGGAGATCATCAGGTTCGGCGCGACCGGCCTCGGGTTCGGCCTGCACAACGACATCATGGCGCCGTACCTGGTCGACATGACCAACGACGAGCAGAAGCGGCGCTGGCTGCCCGGGTTCGCGTCCGGCGAGCTGATCACGGCCATCGGCATGACCGAGCCCGGCGCGGGCAGCGACCTGCAGAGCATCAGGGCGACGGCCATCCGGGACGGCGACCACTACGTCGTCAACGGGCAGAAGACGTTCATCACCAACGGCATCAACGCCGACCTGGTGGTGGTCGTCGCCAAGACCGACCCGGCCGAGGGGGCGCGCGGCACGACGCTGTTCGTGGTGGAGCGGGGCATGGAGGGCTTCACCCGGGGCCGCAACCTGGAGAAGATCGGCATGCACGCCCAGGACACCGCCGAGCTGTTCTTCGAGAACGTCCGAGTCCCGGCGGCCAACCGTCTCGGCGACCAGGACGGGCAGGGCTTCTTCCAGCTGATGACGAACCTGCCGCAGGAGCGCCTGTCGATCGCGGTGGCGGCGGTCGCGGCGGCCGAGTCGGTGCTGGAGACGACGATCGAGTACTGCAGGACGCGCAAGGCGTTCGGCCGGAGCATCGGCTCGTTTCAGAACACCCGCTTCGTCCTCGCCGAGCTGTCGACCGAGGTCGAGATCGCCCGCCACTACGTGGACAAGTGCATCCGGGCGCTCAACGCCAAGGAGCTGACCGTCGTCGACGCCGCGAAGGCGAAGTGGTGGACGACCGAGCTGCAGAACAAGGTGATCGACCGCTGCCTGCAGTTGCACGGCGGCTACGGCTACATGACCGAGTACCCGGTGGCGAAGGCGTGGATGGACAGCCGCGTGCAGACCATCTACGGCGGCACGACCGAGATCATGAAGGAGATCATCGGCCGCTCGTTCGGCTTCTGA
- a CDS encoding SpoIIE family protein phosphatase — translation MKRWGDLSQDAADHLTPDSVLNNAEMAVVVTDRFSNVLYWNPFAERLFGRPDRTVDGDQTVLSLGIMEKDHPLAVELAKHVLKGGVWEGTFDVLRADGTIIYVRAQAVPLRHPSGPVTGVVITAREAMRSNEREKDRFGLLERIGERLAGSLYVEETLNRVAEMLVPQFADHCFIELTEGDKLVRKVSTHVKGWNPPPGTWRPVGSEIRYPAGHYAEIAMRRQETIIVEDFAQMSYPSASEESAKLCGEIGMTSAIVAPLCARGETLGLMYLSLSNLTDRRSPHYDAFDRDFVGAIATRVAIAVDNALLFEEERHTAESFQKHLLPRELPKLDGLEIAVRYYPAAPLASHGQGIQTQVGGDWYDVIPLSAGRVGIVIGDVEGRGAKAAAVMGQLRAALRAFAQDDKSPADILARLDEWTRIIGPPERDDYGADVSTPPIVTCQYLVYDAWSRQLSFANAGHSPPLMIVDGMVSELDISEVGQPLGVSAKGVHADLVYKEENRVLPPGATLLLYTDGLVDRRPPRGEAPLSDDETLTVLRQKVAEASGDSVERIADAATVAVPGEIDDDMAILVIRSAGKELKYEERTFPAQPIMVGEARRMASEAFASWGVPDESAEMACLLVSEVVTNVVLHAASSSVPRRELVLDGPPLPFDESWDVPGFDSEIVNEKEFTLRLRRGDESVWVEVFDQDLRLPRIRSAGENDEGGRGLYLVDQLAKRWGSRPTKEGKAVWFEIPTRGR, via the coding sequence ATGAAGCGATGGGGGGACCTTTCGCAGGACGCGGCCGATCACCTCACGCCCGACTCGGTGCTGAACAACGCCGAGATGGCCGTGGTGGTCACCGACCGCTTCAGCAACGTCCTCTACTGGAACCCGTTCGCCGAGCGCCTCTTCGGACGCCCTGACCGCACGGTCGACGGCGACCAGACCGTGCTGTCCTTAGGCATCATGGAGAAGGACCACCCGCTCGCCGTCGAGCTGGCCAAGCACGTCCTCAAGGGCGGCGTCTGGGAGGGCACCTTCGACGTCCTGCGCGCGGACGGCACGATCATCTACGTCCGCGCCCAGGCGGTCCCGCTGCGCCACCCCTCCGGGCCGGTCACCGGCGTCGTCATCACGGCCCGCGAGGCCATGCGCAGCAACGAGCGCGAGAAGGACCGCTTCGGCCTGCTCGAACGCATCGGCGAGCGCCTCGCCGGCTCGCTGTACGTCGAAGAGACGCTCAACCGCGTCGCCGAGATGCTGGTCCCGCAGTTCGCCGACCACTGCTTCATCGAGCTGACCGAGGGCGACAAGCTCGTCCGCAAGGTCTCCACCCACGTCAAGGGGTGGAACCCCCCGCCGGGCACCTGGCGTCCCGTCGGCTCCGAGATCCGCTACCCGGCCGGCCACTACGCCGAGATCGCGATGCGCCGCCAGGAAACGATCATCGTCGAAGACTTCGCGCAGATGAGCTACCCCTCGGCCAGCGAAGAGAGCGCCAAGCTCTGCGGCGAGATCGGCATGACCTCGGCCATCGTGGCCCCGCTGTGCGCCCGCGGCGAGACGCTCGGGCTGATGTACCTCAGCCTGTCCAACCTCACCGACCGCCGCTCGCCCCACTACGACGCCTTCGACCGCGACTTCGTCGGCGCCATCGCCACCCGCGTGGCCATCGCCGTCGACAACGCCCTGCTGTTCGAAGAGGAACGCCACACCGCCGAGTCGTTCCAGAAGCACCTGCTGCCCCGCGAGCTGCCCAAGCTGGACGGGCTCGAGATCGCCGTCCGCTACTACCCCGCGGCGCCGCTCGCCTCGCACGGCCAGGGCATCCAGACCCAGGTCGGCGGCGACTGGTACGACGTGATCCCCCTGTCCGCCGGGCGCGTCGGCATCGTCATCGGCGACGTCGAGGGCAGGGGCGCCAAGGCGGCCGCCGTGATGGGCCAGCTCAGGGCCGCGCTGCGCGCCTTCGCGCAGGACGACAAGTCCCCGGCCGACATCCTGGCCCGGCTCGACGAGTGGACGCGGATCATCGGCCCGCCCGAGCGCGACGACTACGGCGCGGACGTCAGCACCCCGCCCATCGTCACCTGCCAGTACCTGGTGTACGACGCCTGGTCGCGGCAGCTCTCGTTCGCCAACGCCGGCCACTCGCCGCCGCTGATGATCGTCGACGGCATGGTGAGCGAGCTCGACATCTCCGAGGTCGGCCAGCCGCTCGGCGTCAGCGCCAAGGGCGTGCACGCCGACCTGGTCTACAAGGAGGAGAACCGCGTCCTCCCGCCCGGCGCCACCCTCCTGCTCTACACCGACGGCCTGGTCGACCGTCGTCCCCCGCGGGGCGAGGCCCCGCTCAGCGACGACGAGACGCTGACCGTCCTGCGGCAGAAGGTCGCCGAGGCGTCCGGCGACTCGGTCGAGCGCATCGCCGACGCCGCCACCGTCGCGGTGCCCGGCGAGATCGACGACGACATGGCGATCCTCGTCATCCGGTCGGCGGGCAAAGAGCTCAAGTACGAGGAACGCACCTTCCCCGCCCAGCCGATCATGGTGGGCGAGGCCCGGCGCATGGCCTCGGAGGCCTTCGCGAGCTGGGGTGTCCCCGACGAGAGCGCCGAGATGGCCTGCCTGCTGGTGTCGGAGGTCGTCACCAACGTCGTCCTGCACGCCGCCAGCTCCAGCGTCCCGCGCCGCGAGCTCGTCCTGGACGGCCCGCCGCTGCCGTTCGACGAGTCGTGGGACGTCCCCGGCTTCGACTCCGAGATCGTCAACGAGAAGGAGTTCACTCTCCGCCTGCGCAGGGGAGACGAGTCGGTCTGGGTCGAGGTCTTCGACCAGGATCTGCGCCTGCCGCGCATCCGCAGCGCGGGCGAGAACGACGAGGGGGGCCGCGGCCTGTACCTCGTCGACCAGCTCGCCAAGCGCTGGGGCTCCCGCCCCACCAAGGAGGGCAAGGCCGTCTGGTTCGAGATCCCGACCAGGGGCCGCTGA
- a CDS encoding metal-dependent transcriptional regulator, whose product MTAHGLIDTTEMYLRTIYELEEEGITPLRARIAERLQQSGPTVSQTVARMERDGLVKVEGDRHLAMTDLGRALATRVMRKHRLAECLLTQVIGLPWEEVHIEACRWEHVMSESVETRLVALLGNPTVCPHGNPIPGLDELGVAKVAPSADEMISAMVAAAGPADTPVVVRRISEQVQSDPVVMLKLKQVGIQPGREVTLAASDDGVRVTGDDEADNTPADLPRDVAAHVFVSRR is encoded by the coding sequence TTGACCGCACACGGCCTCATCGACACGACCGAGATGTATCTCCGCACCATCTACGAGTTGGAGGAAGAGGGAATCACCCCTCTCCGTGCACGTATCGCCGAACGGTTGCAGCAGAGCGGCCCGACGGTGAGCCAGACGGTGGCCCGCATGGAACGTGACGGCCTGGTCAAGGTCGAGGGCGACCGCCACCTCGCCATGACCGATCTCGGCCGTGCCCTCGCCACCCGCGTGATGCGCAAGCACCGCCTGGCCGAGTGTCTCCTCACCCAGGTAATCGGTCTCCCCTGGGAAGAGGTCCACATCGAGGCGTGCCGGTGGGAGCACGTCATGTCCGAGTCGGTCGAGACCCGTCTCGTCGCCCTGCTCGGCAACCCCACGGTCTGCCCGCACGGCAACCCCATTCCCGGCCTCGACGAGCTCGGCGTCGCGAAGGTCGCGCCTTCCGCCGACGAGATGATCTCGGCCATGGTCGCCGCCGCGGGGCCCGCCGATACGCCGGTGGTCGTGCGCCGAATTAGCGAACAAGTGCAAAGTGATCCCGTCGTGATGCTTAAACTCAAGCAAGTTGGGATACAACCCGGACGCGAGGTGACGCTCGCGGCGAGCGACGACGGTGTACGGGTGACAGGTGACGATGAGGCGGACAACACTCCCGCGGATCTCCCGCGCGATGTCGCCGCGCACGTCTTCGTCTCCAGACGCTGA